One Choloepus didactylus isolate mChoDid1 chromosome 8, mChoDid1.pri, whole genome shotgun sequence DNA window includes the following coding sequences:
- the CHST11 gene encoding carbohydrate sulfotransferase 11 isoform X5: MTVQRTIDYLLGMECMLELSNTAILHQMRRDQVTDTCRASSALSRKRRVLTPNDLKHLVVDEDHELIYCYVPKVACTNWKRLMMVLTGRGKYSDPMEIPANEAHVSTNLKTLNQYSIPEINHRLKSYMKFLFVREPFERLVSAYRNKFTQKYNTSFHKRYGTKIIKRQRKNATQEALRKGDDVKFEEFVAYLIDPHTQREEPFNEHWQTVYSLCHPCHIHYDLVGKYETLEEDSNYVLQLAGVGSYLKFPTYAKSTRTTDEMTTEFFQNISSEHQTQLYEVYKLDFLMFNYSVPSYLKLE, translated from the coding sequence CTGGAGCTCTCGAACACCGCCATCCTGCACCAGATGCGGCGGGACCAGGTCACGGACACGTGCCGAGCCAGCAGCGCCCTGAGCCGCAAGCGCCGGGTCCTGACGCCCAACGACCTGAAGCACCTGGTGGTGGACGAGGACCACGAGCTCATCTACTGCTACGTGCCCAAGGTGGCGTGCACCAACTGGAAGCGGCTCATGATGGTCCTGACCGGGCGGGGCAAGTACAGCGATCCCATGGAGATCCCGGCCAACGAGGCCCACGTCTCCACCAACCTGAAGACCCTGAACCAGTACAGCATCCCAGAAATCAACCACCGCTTGAAAAGCTACATGAAGTTCCTGTTCGTCCGGGAGCCCTTCGAGAGGCTGGTGTCGGCCTACCGCAACAAGTTCACGCAGAAGTACAACACGTCCTTCCACAAGCGCTACGGCACCAAGATCATCAAGCGCCAGCGGAAGAACGCCACCCAGGAGGCCCTGCGCAAGGGGGACGACGTCAAGTTCGAGGAGTTCGTGGCCTATCTCATCGACCCACACACGCAGCGGGAGGAGCCGTTCAACGAACACTGGCAGACCGTCTACTCCCTCTGCCACCCGTGCCACATCCATTACGACCTCGTGGGCAAGTATGAGACGCTGGAAGAGGATTCTAACTATGTCCTGCAGCTGGCAGGGGTGGGCAGCTACCTGAAGTTCCCCACCTATGCCAAGTCTACGAGAACTACTGATGAAATGACCACAGAGTTCTTCCAGAACATCAGCTCAGAGCACCAAACGCAGCTGTACGAAGTCTACAAACTCGATTTTTTAATGTTCAATTACTCAGTGCCAAGCTACCTGAAATTGGAataa
- the CHST11 gene encoding carbohydrate sulfotransferase 11 isoform X4: protein MRRNPFGVDICCRKGSRSPLQELYSPTQLELSNTAILHQMRRDQVTDTCRASSALSRKRRVLTPNDLKHLVVDEDHELIYCYVPKVACTNWKRLMMVLTGRGKYSDPMEIPANEAHVSTNLKTLNQYSIPEINHRLKSYMKFLFVREPFERLVSAYRNKFTQKYNTSFHKRYGTKIIKRQRKNATQEALRKGDDVKFEEFVAYLIDPHTQREEPFNEHWQTVYSLCHPCHIHYDLVGKYETLEEDSNYVLQLAGVGSYLKFPTYAKSTRTTDEMTTEFFQNISSEHQTQLYEVYKLDFLMFNYSVPSYLKLE from the coding sequence CTGGAGCTCTCGAACACCGCCATCCTGCACCAGATGCGGCGGGACCAGGTCACGGACACGTGCCGAGCCAGCAGCGCCCTGAGCCGCAAGCGCCGGGTCCTGACGCCCAACGACCTGAAGCACCTGGTGGTGGACGAGGACCACGAGCTCATCTACTGCTACGTGCCCAAGGTGGCGTGCACCAACTGGAAGCGGCTCATGATGGTCCTGACCGGGCGGGGCAAGTACAGCGATCCCATGGAGATCCCGGCCAACGAGGCCCACGTCTCCACCAACCTGAAGACCCTGAACCAGTACAGCATCCCAGAAATCAACCACCGCTTGAAAAGCTACATGAAGTTCCTGTTCGTCCGGGAGCCCTTCGAGAGGCTGGTGTCGGCCTACCGCAACAAGTTCACGCAGAAGTACAACACGTCCTTCCACAAGCGCTACGGCACCAAGATCATCAAGCGCCAGCGGAAGAACGCCACCCAGGAGGCCCTGCGCAAGGGGGACGACGTCAAGTTCGAGGAGTTCGTGGCCTATCTCATCGACCCACACACGCAGCGGGAGGAGCCGTTCAACGAACACTGGCAGACCGTCTACTCCCTCTGCCACCCGTGCCACATCCATTACGACCTCGTGGGCAAGTATGAGACGCTGGAAGAGGATTCTAACTATGTCCTGCAGCTGGCAGGGGTGGGCAGCTACCTGAAGTTCCCCACCTATGCCAAGTCTACGAGAACTACTGATGAAATGACCACAGAGTTCTTCCAGAACATCAGCTCAGAGCACCAAACGCAGCTGTACGAAGTCTACAAACTCGATTTTTTAATGTTCAATTACTCAGTGCCAAGCTACCTGAAATTGGAataa